In Lolium rigidum isolate FL_2022 chromosome 7, APGP_CSIRO_Lrig_0.1, whole genome shotgun sequence, the DNA window CTCGCAGCAATGGCAAGCAAGGCATCGATCGCGCTGTTCCTCGCTGTGAACCTGGTCGTGTTCTCCATGGCCAGCGCGTGCGGGGGGAACTGCCCGACGCCTGCTACACCAACCCCGTCGACGCCTTCGACTCCCACCCCAACACCAGCATCGTTCGGCAGGTGCCCGCGCGACGCGCTGAAGCTTGGCGTGTGCGCCAATGTGCTGGGACTGATCAAGGCCAAGGTGGGCGTGCCCCCCACGTTGCCGTGCTGCCCGCTGCTGGAAGGGCTCGTCGACCTCGAGGCCGCCGTGTGCCTTTGCACGGTACTCAAGGCCAACATCCTCGGCATCAAACTTAACCTCCCtatcgatctcagcctcgtcctcAACCACTGCGGCAGGAGTGTGCCTACCGGATTCAAGTGCTAAGCGATCAGTCTCTCGGTCCATCGACTCAGGTGCTGCCGAGCAAGATATGCATGTCTTGAGACGTTGCTTCTCGGAGAGGAAACTATTCTACTCGCTTAACTGTTTGCACATTTGCTTGTTTGCTTGTTTGTTTGCTACTTGAGGTGCTAGCTACATGTGATCTGCATATGCAGGCATACGCAGAGTATCGTATGCAGCCAGTCCGTTCGATCCTCCTTCATGTTAATTATTCTTAATTCTTATTTTCTTGATGATGGATTGCGTTTATTTGTACGTATGATCTGCATGTTCGATGAAATTTTTTGTTCTTACTACTTCGTGTGGGTGCATGGTTCGGTGATTTGCCAAATATGCCTGTTGATTAATGGTGGACGAATGTCCAGTGAAAGTATGTGAGCACCTCGAAATTAAAATTTACTTTTTCATAAGCGTCCCACTTTAAGACGTGCAGTAAATATGTATTCACACTCAACATTTGGCAACTACAGTGGCCGTTATTGTTGTGCACTTCATACAATTCAGTGCTATAGCCATTATAACCTCGCGACCCTCCCCGACCGTCTGAAACCCTAGGGATCCCCCGACAAATCCCGGTTAGGGACGGAGGCAGTTGggcgtcccccccccccctcacacAGGTGGAGGCACGCTTCCTCGTTTGGATCCGGGCACCCGGAGTGGCGAGGGATCCCGGTGGCTGGCTGCTCGACGGGGATGGAGGTGAGGGGCTCGACCCCCGATCTGGGGTGGTGGCCTTGCTACTTTGGACGGCGGCGCCGAGCTCACTCGTGGGCACTCCGGGCCCGGGTGGGCCCGTTTGGCCGAGTCCTTGGTAGTAGGGGCGTGGCGGCGGTTGGCAGCTACAACCTCCTAGAACCATGGTGGTGCTGTGACTGGCCAGGCGACGGCGCGTTGGACCTCCATCGTCCAATGCATCCGGTTGTGGTGGTAGAATGACGATCTCATGTGGTCATGGTGATGCTAGTGCTAGCCGACAACCCTCTCCTTTATTGGCGTTCCTTGCTTCTCGGCGGTGGTGGCTCAAGCCGACGGCTTTCAACCTCGTTCACACTAGTATGGAAAACGCTATAGGGGCACACTCATTGGCAGCGCACTCATCAGAACGCACGCTGCTGCTTTTTCCATACCGGCCCCTTGTGCCATTGCTGACCCGCTTCTAATATATTGGGCTGACGGGATGGctatgtgttatgtcatctagttttgaaaattaataaacatgaattttaatatattatgaaaaatggcgtcatgttttggtaaaccgcttttctggttgcatgcgacctccgatgaaaaaaatTATTATAAAATGTATCTACGGCCGTTTACCGATTTTGTAGAATCTAAAAAATCGAAATGAAAAACTGAGTTTTTCTAAGTTTTAGATTTGGGCGCAAAAATcggaaaaatatcaaaaaaatcactTTCCCACTTTCCCCACCTCCTCTTCTACCCCTTCTTCaccttctccctcctcctcttccacttgtCCACCTTCACCACTTCTCCTCTTCCCCTTCTCCACCTtctttcctcctcctctttcacttctccaccttcttccCAAACAtgaccaccacctccggcgaacACCTCCTCTTCGGCGACAAGTACATGTCGTCTTCGtcaccggcgaccacctcctcttccGCAACGTTGGCCTACTCATCTCTGAACCAGCGACTACCTCCTATCCGGCAACGGCGAACACCTCGCAATGGCGATGACCTCCTCCCTGGCGAAGGCGACCACCTCCGATGATCTGCTCCGGTGCCCACCTCTGACGCCCTGCTCCACCAGCACCAAAGCTCTGCTCCGGTGACTTCTTTCTCCTCTCCCAGATCTCGTCAATGCCATGGACTCGATTGCTTTCTTTTGGTTTCAaccagaggcccatgaagatcatctacCAGCCAAGGTGGGCCGCCATGTCGGTTCCCGTgaaggattcttgaagaacaaggaaaggagacgaagaaacaaggaaagtttagatatcacgctctttgtaacctagtcgtactcgaatagacctctcgagacctggctcacaatataagggccaggagaggggctgccgagacacacaatcaatctagcCATAGCCACCACAAGTCAAGAGTTAGGTCATACACAAATCTAGCTTCTCGTCGAGTTCTAGGTCAAAGCCtttggctaccccattgtaacccgatattcacaataatcaagatcagacaagcatgaagtaagggttttacctcatcgagggccccaaacctgggtaaatctctctccaagtttgtttggtatccgatgtctcgtgttagcctgcaggattccgtcaaccctaagcccctcaaggtgggcattgccgaggagtaccctcgacaattggcgccatctgtgggaaacctgttggcacaagaaTCGGCATCGGCTCCATCGACCATGCTATCAGcagcttcatcatcatcaccggcgGTTTCGTCGGCCCCTTCGTCACCAAGTTCGGGGAGCTCGATTCGATTTGGGTCCTTCGAATTCACGCTGCATGACAGCTCATCCCGTCCGACCTTTTCGGATCTACAAGGAGGACTGGGCATGACGTTTGGAagcgtccactacaacatcaACGCCGAGGGCATCCTTCGATTGCCCGAACCAATCGCCTCCAGTTCAGCGAAGACACCATCATCGACAGTGACAGGGTCAACCGCGACCAATCCGGACTCGGTCGCCTTATCGACTGAGTTTTCCGCGTCACAGAACTCTTCACCGCCAACGACCCATCGATCAATGTCATCTATGTCAGTTGGATCTGATGATTCTATGTCATCCGACATGACTTCATATTACTGTTTAAACTGCGATACCAGGCATGGGTTGGGCTCGGACGACACACCGTTTGTCTGCAGCGCTAACTATTCTTCGGGTGAGGAAAGTATCGACATCATCGCCAGGACGACTACTTGAAGGGCGGtgcatcatcagatctatgccgtCCTCAGTGCAGCgaatggaggagaagaaggagaacgtACGCCACACGCCAGCAGGCGTCGTAACCCCAAAAATAGTGTCAGCAATAacgatagcgattacaccatcgctgaAGAAGAATGGGCGGCGGCTCGAGCTGCTATACTTAACAACACCGGGCTCCCCTATGGGACCTCAATAGGGACCCTTAATGCGTATCATTCCATACTAGAGAGAAATCGAGTACGGCTGTCAAACGAGCAAGCAACTCTCGACCGACGTCGGGTTGGGGCTGATCAATCTAGCGAACGCCGAAGGCCTCACAAGCAGGCGCGTCTCGGAGCAATGAAGGTTCAGGAAGATATCGAGCAAGGATGCCTCGGCTTTCGGAAGAGGATGCAAGGGAAATAACTTCGAACTTATCCAAAtcttttatgactacggacaccgtgGGCATGTTGACACCAAAAATTGTTGAGGGAGCCACGGCCAATCTCGCAGCATACTTAATCAACCAGCAACCACCACCCGAAGGGCCCATGGCGCAAGCTCATCGGGGTgccctggaaagcctcgcaatcctTGGAGATAAACTCGTTCCTCGTAAAAAAAAAGTCCACACATCAGGGCAGCGGCTCCAAGCATCGGTCGAGAGATGCCCGGGATGACATTACTCAAAGTAGGATCGACAAAGCTCGGCGACGATGAGTCGCAAGAGGAGGGTATGATAGCAGCGACTCCGAAGAAACTCAGGAGTACGGCGGTGAGATGCGAGGAGCCGATTGCTTGAGTTATACGATCCGAGAGACAATGCCacccaaaaggttcaaacctactccCACTGATGCTGCCAAATATAATGGACAGTAGGAGCCgagatcttggatagatgattatctACAAACCGTGATTTTACACAAcggaatcagatagcagcaatacaatgcttgcagctttacctgaacgATTCAGCACGAGCTTGGTTGAGGGGTTTACCAAAgggctccatcaaatcatgggaggaCTTCGTCGATGCTTTCGTCAAAAACTTTCATGCAACTTACAAAAGGCCTGTCGGAATCGAGGAATTACATCACTGCCAGGAGAAGCAAAAGGAGTCGATGCGGGCGTACATCGGAAGGTTTACCAAGTTgttgaacgctgccgaagacgtctcattcgacagagcaatcgacgactTCAGCGATGGCATTCGACGGGAAGCGTACATTGAAGAGCTTGGTCGAAAGAAACCAAAAACTATCAGCAAGTTGATGGAAATCGcaaacagttgggctgatggaaaAGATAATATGAGAAAACTGCGTCCgcgcaacgacgatgaagatgacgatCACCCGAGGCATGACGAGGGCGGTCGAAAAGATCGGCGCAAGAGGAGGAAAGATCGTGGATACGACGACACCAACATGGTAGCTGCTGGATACTCTGAACGACGAGATAATCGGTATGACGACAACTGTGACGATCGGCAGGATAACCGTGATAATTCAGGAAGCTGTGGCAACTACAAAGGACGACCTTCAAGGGTCCTAGAACTACCCTTTTCCGAACAGCTAAACGCTCCCTGTTATCTACATTCATATATCAACTCCAAGGATGACAAGAAGAAGTCGAGTCAtctgctcagagattgtcgaTTGTTCATTGAGATGCAGAAATTCATTCAGGGGACGCAGCTgtcaaatccaccaccaccacctcagcaccaagttcagcatACAACCTCATAACCCCAATGAGTCATTTCCTCCACCAAGAGGACAGATGGGTATGATTCACagaactggtgtttcgagaagagagatgaagaaacttGCACAGGAAATCAATCTCGCAGAAAGCACCATGGCAAATATCTCAGAATATGTCGACTGGTCATCACAGAGCATCCTGTTCagcagagcagatcacccgaggaccatcccaaagccaggtcatgctgccttagtagtcgaggctcaAATAGGAGGATTTAGTATGAGCAAAGTgtttatggatggtggaagcggattgaACCTGTTGTTCGCTAACACAGCCAAGACCATGGGGATTACAATGAAGATGCTAGAAGACTCTGATACATGTTTTCATGGCATCCTTCCTACTTTACCGGCATATTCTCTCGGCAAGGCATCTCTGAATGTTGTCTTTGGGAAACCCGATAATTTCATGAAAGAAAGGATCAAGTTCGAAGTAgtcaattgggaatcacagtaccatgttATACTTGGTAGACCAGCGTACGCCAAGTTTAtggttgtgccacattatgcgtatctcaagctcaagatgccaggcaacaatggaaCAAATATCATAGTACATGGAAGTTTTTCTCGTTCGGATaactgtgatcgcgactttcaaaggattgctgcaaaatTTGGAATGAAACAAGAAGTTATCGACTACCCGTCCAAGCAATTGACCTCTCCTGAAGACGAAAAGGTCAAGAAgtcgaaaaagaaaccagatgacACTACATTGGGGGTATCAGTGGTTGGACCCTCAAAGGTGGATGACAAAGCCTCAGCCGAAGATATTAATGCTTTGGCACTTACTGCCAGCACTTCTGA includes these proteins:
- the LOC124677042 gene encoding 14 kDa proline-rich protein DC2.15-like, with translation MASKASIALFLAVNLVVFSMASACGGNCPTPATPTPSTPSTPTPTPASFGRCPRDALKLGVCANVLGLIKAKVGVPPTLPCCPLLEGLVDLEAAVCLCTVLKANILGIKLNLPIDLSLVLNHCGRSVPTGFKC